The DNA region TCGCCCAATCCGGGCACGACAAGGGTATTGGCGTCCGCACCTGCAAACGCTTCTCCTCGCAGATTTCCAACCGGCTGGTTGTGTCGGCACACCCGCGCAAGCCGCGCGGGGTCGAATCCATTTTGCTCCAGGATTTCGCGGTTCCAGTCCATATCCGCAAGTTTGAACAGTCCGGATGCCGACGCAGTCGTATAATCCGTGGCCAATTCCCCTGTCAGCAGTTCAATAAGCGCTTCCTTCAGACCGTAGGTTAGAAAATCTTTTCGTTCCCCCGGTGGAGTAGAAAGCAGCTTGTAGCCTCCATAGAGCGTATCGGCCGGACAGCCGGATTGGAACAGTGTCTTTGCAAAATCACTTTCCTCCCGCGCGCGCGGCCAGATACAGTTCCATTGCAATACGGCAATGCCATCTTTCGTCCACCGGCAGATGGAATACATCTGTGTGCTGACCGAAATACTGATGAGAAAATACTTTTGCGCCAGGCTGGAAAGAACTTTCTGCACAATGCCAAAATAAAAGGTGAGCGGCACCACGCCTGGGGCCCATTCCACAAGTTCATATTTATATTTCAGGTGGTCTGTAATCCGTCCGCTGTCGTCAGCAAGCGTGATCTTGAGCCCGCTTGTTCCAATATCCAAACCAACCAAACGTCCTTCTTTCATATGCGGCCTCCTCAACGGATCAGGGACGGGATAAAGGTGACAATTGGCGGAATGAAGATTGAAAGGAGAATGATTGCCAAACTTGCCAGCGTATAGGGCATTAGCTCCTTGGAAACCTGTATAAAGCTGCGTTTTGTCATGCTGCAGGACGTGTAGATCAGGGTTCCAACCGGCGGGGTGATCAGGCCGACAACCAGAACCGATACGAAGATAATGCCAAAATGGATCGGATCAACACCCAGCATCGCAACAGGCTGGATAAATACCGGTGCCAGGATCAGCACGGCCGGGGTAAGATCCATCACCATTCCAACCAGAATCAGGATAAAGAACGAAAGCAGCAGGAATTGTGTCGGCGTATGCACAATGCTCACAATCAATTCCGCGACCTTCTGCGGGATCTGCTGTGAGGTCAAAATCCAGGCCGAAACCGACGCCGCACCAACAACCGCCATGACGGTCGCCGTGCTGATAAAGCTTTTTTCAATAATTTTAGGAAGATCTTTCCAGCTCATTTCCTTATACACCCACATCGAAATGATCAGCGAGTAGACGACTGAAAATGCAGAGGCTTCGGTCGGGGTCAAAACGCCAAAGCTGATCGTTGTAAAAATAAAGACCGGCAGCAACAGTGCCCAAATGGAACCGTGAACCGTCCCATAGACCTTCCCAGACCCTGTATAACCACGCTTTTTGGAAACAAAATAGCTGATTGTAAACTGTGTGATACCGATGAGAATCCCCAAAAACATCCCACCTGCGAAAAGTTTTGCAACCGACAGGCCAGTAATTGTACCATAGAGGATCATCGGTATGCTCGGCGGAATGATCGGCCCAACAACACCGCCCGCAGCCACAACGGCGCCGCTGAATTCCGGGGCATAGCCTTCGTCGTTCATGGCCGGAATCATAATGCTGCCCATTGCCGCGGCAGTCGCGATCGCCGATCCGTTGATTGCCGCAAAAAACATGCTGCCCAGTCCCACAATGATTGCCAGTCCGCCCGGGCGTTTTCCCACCAGTTTGGAGGCCAATCCAACAATTCGCTTTGTCAAGCCGCCGGTATTCATGATCTCGCCCGCGAGCATAAAGAAAAAGATCGCAGTCAGAGAATAGTTATCGGTGGACATGAGCCATTGCTGTGCGAAGATAAAAAAACTGAGCTGATTTGTCAGCAGCAGTGCGATACCTGCTACCCCCAGCGCTACAACCACCGGTACCCCCAAGATGAAAAACGCGCCGAAAACACTGAGATAAATCCACAGCGCCGTCATCTAGCCGTTCACCTCCTTTTTCTTCTGCGATCCTTTTCTTATCAATGTGACCAGTTTGACAGCTCCAATCACAATCCAGGCGATACCTGCGGCTACACCCGCGCTGTAGAGGATCCCTATCGGCCACCGGGATGCCGGCAATGGGAATTTTCCCATCTTCATTGTAAACTGCGCACCGTAGATCATAATCATCAAGCCTAGGAGGACCAGACAGATACCGTTTACAACCTGTGAAATAAAGCTGGTCGTACGATTCATCTTTGCAAAGGAATCAAATCCAATATGCGCGTCGCTGATAAAGGCTGAGGTCATGCCAATAAAACATCCCCATACAAACATCACCCTTGTCACCTCATCAGCCCAGCTCAAACCCATACCAAGCAGATAACGTCCTAAACCGTTGAGTGTAAGAAGAATTACCATGGTCCCGCCGCAAATTGTAAACGCGATCGTCTGCGCTTTCAGCGATACACTGCGAATCTTCTCCCAGTTCATATCGATTCCCCTCCTCTATCTGGCTGTTTCCGATCCCTCCAGCGCCTTAATTGCCGCGTACGCTTTTTCAAAATCCGCCTTGAGTTCAGCGTATTTCGGGTCGCTGTCCTGCGGCAGCGACATTGGCAGGCGCGGCAGGCCGCAGTCGAATCCACGCGCCTTCAAGATCATGTGGGAGGCGATTGTGCTGTCAACAAACTTACACTTTCCGGAATATTCCATCATGATCCGATAGGCTTTTTCCGCCTTCTCCATATCGCCTTTGATCGTATATTCATACATCGCGGAGATAATTTCCGGCGCGTAGTTGCACATCCCGGCGATCATCGTGTCGATCCCCATTGTAGAAAAAGGCAGCCATCCGGTCGAGGTACCAATGATGGTTTTGAAATCCTTGCGGTTGATCTTCGCGTCATAAAAAACGTTGGTGATAAAAGCAACGTTCATCGAGCTGTCCTTCACCCCTTTGACGCCCGCCTCCTGGAGTTTAAGGACCGTCTTGAGGGTCATGGTCGTCTTGGTGGTAAAGGGGTTGTTATAGGCATATACCGGGATCTTAACAGCCGAGGCGATTGCGCGATAGTATTCGATCACGCGGTCCTCGGTATAGGTGTAATAAAACGGCGGAACCGCGCCAAGCGCGTCGACGCCGATCTCTTCGGCGGCTTTGGCCAGCGCAACGGTGGAGTCGGTATCCGCACAGCCTACATGCGCGATCAGGAATTTCCCTTCATACTGGTCCTTCACTTCTTTCGCGAGCTTAAAGATCGAAATACGCTCCTCATTGGTCATCAGCGGCCCGGCGCCGTAGGAACCGGTCAGGAAAAGACCATGTACGCCATTGTCAAACATCCACTTCATATGCCAGCGGCATTTGTCGTAATCGATGGTATTATCCTTTTTAAAAAACGTGATATTGGGCACCAGGGAACCTTTGATCATCTGTATTTCCTCCTGATATGTAGATTTTATTTAAGATAAGAATAATTTTTGTATCTTATCTCCATGCGCTTATGATAGCACAGCCAGAAACCCTTGTCACTAGTTTTTTGTATATTTTTTACACGATTTTAATTTTCATGTAAAATTACCACAAACCCATTCCGCATCTTGTAAATTTCGTCCAGTAAAAAACCTTTTGATGCACTTGATTTACATGTTGGAATTCAATATAATGGAAGCATAACAAAAATTGATTTATTACCTGGAACAGGTATATAGAATGGAAGTTTCATATGGTAGAAATTGAGAACAATGCAAACGCCCTGCTGCACCTGCAAACCCACTACAGTACATTACGGGCAAGCGAAAAACGGATTGCGGATTACATCCTCAGCCG from Anaerotruncus rubiinfantis includes:
- a CDS encoding TRAP transporter large permease, which translates into the protein MTALWIYLSVFGAFFILGVPVVVALGVAGIALLLTNQLSFFIFAQQWLMSTDNYSLTAIFFFMLAGEIMNTGGLTKRIVGLASKLVGKRPGGLAIIVGLGSMFFAAINGSAIATAAAMGSIMIPAMNDEGYAPEFSGAVVAAGGVVGPIIPPSIPMILYGTITGLSVAKLFAGGMFLGILIGITQFTISYFVSKKRGYTGSGKVYGTVHGSIWALLLPVFIFTTISFGVLTPTEASAFSVVYSLIISMWVYKEMSWKDLPKIIEKSFISTATVMAVVGAASVSAWILTSQQIPQKVAELIVSIVHTPTQFLLLSFFILILVGMVMDLTPAVLILAPVFIQPVAMLGVDPIHFGIIFVSVLVVGLITPPVGTLIYTSCSMTKRSFIQVSKELMPYTLASLAIILLSIFIPPIVTFIPSLIR
- a CDS encoding TRAP transporter small permease, which translates into the protein MNWEKIRSVSLKAQTIAFTICGGTMVILLTLNGLGRYLLGMGLSWADEVTRVMFVWGCFIGMTSAFISDAHIGFDSFAKMNRTTSFISQVVNGICLVLLGLMIMIYGAQFTMKMGKFPLPASRWPIGILYSAGVAAGIAWIVIGAVKLVTLIRKGSQKKKEVNG
- a CDS encoding dihydrodipicolinate synthase family protein, producing MIKGSLVPNITFFKKDNTIDYDKCRWHMKWMFDNGVHGLFLTGSYGAGPLMTNEERISIFKLAKEVKDQYEGKFLIAHVGCADTDSTVALAKAAEEIGVDALGAVPPFYYTYTEDRVIEYYRAIASAVKIPVYAYNNPFTTKTTMTLKTVLKLQEAGVKGVKDSSMNVAFITNVFYDAKINRKDFKTIIGTSTGWLPFSTMGIDTMIAGMCNYAPEIISAMYEYTIKGDMEKAEKAYRIMMEYSGKCKFVDSTIASHMILKARGFDCGLPRLPMSLPQDSDPKYAELKADFEKAYAAIKALEGSETAR